GCCGACTTCGCCACCGTCCTCGCCGCCGTCGTCGCCGCCGGGCTCGCCCAGACCGAGCGGCTGGAGGAGGCCCGCCGGCTCGCCTTCACCGACGCCCTCACCGGTCTGGCCAACCGCCGCGCCGTCGACGTACGGCTGGAGGAGGCGGTCGAGCGGCATCGCGTGGAGGGGGTCGTCGTGAGCCTCGTGGTGTGTGACCTCAACGGGCTGAAGCGGGTCAACGACACCCTCGGGCATGCCGTCGGGGACCGGCTGCTGGAGCGGTTCGGGTCGGTGCTGTCGCTGTGCGGGGCCATGCTGCCCGGCGCGCTGGCCGCCCGGCTCGGCGGCGACGAGTTCTGTCTGCTGGCCGTCGGGCCGCCCGCCGACGAGGTCGTCAAGGTCGCCGACGACCTCTGCCGGCGGGCCGGTGAACTGGAGCTCGGCGAGGGGGTGGCCTGCGGGGTCGCCTCCACCGAGGACCCCATCGGGCCGGTGTCCTCCGCCCGCAGGCTGTTCCGGCTGGCCGACGCCGCCCAGTACCGGGCCAAGGCCGTGCGGGCCGCCCGGCCGGTGGTCGCCGGGCGGGAGGGCCCCGACGATCCCGTCGTACGCCTCGCCGACGAGCCCTCCCGCGAGCGGACCGCCGAGCGGCGGCGGTTCAGGGGACGGCGTTGAGGATGTGACCTATTCGGTAAGGGGTGAACCCGGTACCCACTGGTGACATCCCGGTCTTCACTGCGTACGCTCCTGAATATGGATATGCACACTGTGGTGGTGGGGACGTCCGGCGTGACCGCGTCCGACGTGCTCGCCGTGGCGCGCGACGGCGCCCGGATCGAGCTCTCCGGTGAGGCGATGGCGGCCCTCGCCGCGGCCCGCGAGATCGTGGACGCGCTGGCGGCCAAGCCCGAGCCCGTCTACGGCGTCTCCACCGGGTTCGGCGCCCTCGCCACCCGGCACATCAGCCCGGAGCTGCGCGCCCAGCTCCAGCGCAACATCGTCCGCTCGCACGCCGCCGGCATGGGCCCGCGGGTCGAGCGCGAGGTCGTCCGGGCGCTGATGTTCCTGCGGCTGAAGACCGTCTGCTCCGGGCACACCGGCGTCCGGCCCGAGGTCGCGCAGACCATGGCCGACATCCTCAACGCCGGCATCACCCCGGTCGTGCACGAGTACGGCTCCCTCGGCTGCTCCGGCGACCTGGCCCCGCTCTCGCACTGCGCCCTCACCCTCATGGGCGAGGGCGACGCTGAGGGCCCCGACGGCGCCGTACGGCCCGCCGGAGAGCTGCTCGCCGAGCACGGCATCGCCCCCGTCGAGCTGCGTGAGAAGGAGGGCCTGGCGCTCCTCAACGGCACCGACGGCATGCTCGGCATGCTGGTCATGGCCCTCGCCGACCTCGACATGCTCTACAAGTCCGCGGACGTCACGGCGGCGCTCAGCCTGGAGGCGCTGCTCGGCACCGACAAGGTGCTCGCCCCCGAGCTGCACGCCATCCGCCCGCATCCGGGGCAGGGCGCCTCGGCCGCCAACATGCTGGCCGTGCTGGCGGGTTCGGAACTCACAGGTCACCACCAGGACGACGCGCCCCGGGTCCAGGACGCCTACTCGGTGCGCTGTGCCCCGCAGGTCGCCGGCGCCGGCCGCGACACCATGGCGCACGCCCGGCTCGTCGCCGAGCGGGAGCTGGCCTCGGCCGTCGACAACCCGGTGGTGCTGCCCGACGGCCGGGTCGAGTCCAACGGCAACTTCCACGGCGCGCCGGTCGCCTACGTCCTGGACTTCCTCGCCATCGCCGTCGCCGACCTCGCCTCCATCGCCGAGCGGCGCACCGACCGGCTGCTGGACAAGAACCGCAGCCACGGCCTCCCGCCGTTCCTCGCGGACGACGCCGGTGTCGACTCCGGGCTGATGATCGCCCAGTACACACAGGCCGCGCTGGTCAGCGAGCTGAAGCGGCTGGCCGTACCGGCGTCCGCCGACTCCATCCCGTCCTCCGCGATGCAGGAGGACCATGTGTCGATGGGCTGGTCCGCGGCCCGCAAGCTGCGCACCGCCGTCGACAACCTCACGCGCGTGATCGCCGTCGAGCTGTACGCCGCCACGCGCGGTGTGGAGCTGCGCGAGGGGCTCACCCCGGCGCCGGCGTCGCGTGCGGTCATCGAGGCGGTACGCAAGGCGGGCGTGCGGGGCCCCGGCCCGGACCGGTTCCTCGCGCCCGACCTCGCGGCGGCGGACGCCTTCGTGCGCGGCGGACGGCTCGTCGCCGCGGTGGAGACGGTCACCGGACCGTTGCGGTAGCGCGCTCCGGTAGTGCGAAAGGGCCCCGCCGCACGGATGCGGCGGGGCCCTTTCGGCGTGCGTGGGTCGGCGGGCTACTTCAGCTTGGCGACCTGCGCGTCGACCACGGCCGCCGGGATGGCGCCCATGTCGCCGCCCTTCGTCATCGCGGCGAAGTTCACCGTGTAGAACGTGGCGACGGTGTTGCCCTTGCGCACCACCTCGGTGTGGAAGGTGGCCGTGCCCGCGCCGTCCATGTCGACGTCCGCGGCGAACGTCACCGCCTCGTCACCCTTCGCGGCGCCCTTCTCCGCGACGACCTTGGTGACCTTGGTGGTCTCACCCTCGGCCGTCAGGCCGTACCCGCCGGCACAGGCCGTCACGCCGTCGGAGACGGCCTTCATGGCCTTCTCGGCGCCGTCGCCCTCGTACGAGGAGAGACCCACGAACGTCATGTCGACGTCGAAGGCGTCCGCGAAGTCCTCCGGCTGCACGGTGGCGCCCGACGCCTTGTCCTCCGAGACCGTGTTGCTGGCGTTCGCGTCCGTGTCGCCCGGGGCGAGAGCGGCCGTGGCCCAGGCGAGCGGGTCGCAGGCCGGCTTGTCGGTCTTCACCGCGGTCTTGGAGGCCGGGAGGGTGTCGTCGCCCGACTCGGACTTGTAGCCCTTGAGTTCGCCCTGCGCGAGCAGCAGCTTCTCCAGCTCGGCGGTGGTGAGCGCCTTCGCGGCCGGAGCCGACGAGGAGGAGGCGGCGGACGAGGAGGAGGAGGACGCCTTGGAGTCCGCGGAGTCCTTCGCCCCCTCGTCCGAACATGCGGTGAGGAGGGAGAGCGACAGTGCGCCTATAGCGGCGGTGGCGCACAGTCGTGCCCCCGGTGATCTCTTCATGGGCGAACTATGAAGAGCCTGTCAAAGAACAGTCAAGTTGTTTCAAAAACCCAGACGTTCCCGGCGAACGGAATAAACCACGAAGCCCGCGCCCAACGCGAGAAGCGTGGTTCCGCCGACGACGTACGGGGTCGTGTCGAAGCTGCCGGTGTCGGCGAGCCGGACGCCGTCGTCGGTCGTGGTGTCGGCCGCCGTCTCGGCGGTCGTTCTGGCCGTAGTGCCGGTCGTGCCGTCGGCGGTGGTGCCGACGGTGGTGTCGGTCGTGGTCGTCGACGCGGCC
The sequence above is a segment of the Streptomyces asoensis genome. Coding sequences within it:
- a CDS encoding GGDEF domain-containing protein → MGDDRRLVAVVALAQGMAAAHTPRDSWRAAALGACRALSGGFAALSVWERDLGRLRVLVNVGDRAADEDEFPDGEAYPVHQFPEITEFLHERWVAGGEPNAWVETAQGPAAGRPGYCHQRVAALRRRGRGSCVVAPIVLHGRAWGELYVARSVGTPVFDRADADFATVLAAVVAAGLAQTERLEEARRLAFTDALTGLANRRAVDVRLEEAVERHRVEGVVVSLVVCDLNGLKRVNDTLGHAVGDRLLERFGSVLSLCGAMLPGALAARLGGDEFCLLAVGPPADEVVKVADDLCRRAGELELGEGVACGVASTEDPIGPVSSARRLFRLADAAQYRAKAVRAARPVVAGREGPDDPVVRLADEPSRERTAERRRFRGRR
- the hutH gene encoding histidine ammonia-lyase, which translates into the protein MHTVVVGTSGVTASDVLAVARDGARIELSGEAMAALAAAREIVDALAAKPEPVYGVSTGFGALATRHISPELRAQLQRNIVRSHAAGMGPRVEREVVRALMFLRLKTVCSGHTGVRPEVAQTMADILNAGITPVVHEYGSLGCSGDLAPLSHCALTLMGEGDAEGPDGAVRPAGELLAEHGIAPVELREKEGLALLNGTDGMLGMLVMALADLDMLYKSADVTAALSLEALLGTDKVLAPELHAIRPHPGQGASAANMLAVLAGSELTGHHQDDAPRVQDAYSVRCAPQVAGAGRDTMAHARLVAERELASAVDNPVVLPDGRVESNGNFHGAPVAYVLDFLAIAVADLASIAERRTDRLLDKNRSHGLPPFLADDAGVDSGLMIAQYTQAALVSELKRLAVPASADSIPSSAMQEDHVSMGWSAARKLRTAVDNLTRVIAVELYAATRGVELREGLTPAPASRAVIEAVRKAGVRGPGPDRFLAPDLAAADAFVRGGRLVAAVETVTGPLR
- a CDS encoding LPXTG cell wall anchor domain-containing protein translates to MSSARRPLLTATAAGTLLGALWFVPSANASQDTPARTGTTTQITTQARAASTTTTDTTVGTTADGTTGTTARTTAETAADTTTDDGVRLADTGSFDTTPYVVGGTTLLALGAGFVVYSVRRERLGF